In Microbulbifer sp. GL-2, the following are encoded in one genomic region:
- a CDS encoding enoyl-CoA hydratase, with the protein MQSACAEILAQVNDRILEITINRPGRKNALTMAMYTAMAELLNSAANNSDIRVAVITGAEGIFTSGNDLTDFLGGSAEGEESPVFQFMSALYNFPKPVVAAVNGPAVGIGTTMLLHCDLSFAGHDAMFQMPFVNLGLCPEYGSSYLLPRIAGHAKASELLLLGKKFSAQEAVQIGICNAAVESEQAIARAREAAVELAEKAPAAVRLTKQLLRRATQEKGLEFIQDEGRHFKDRLASEEFKEAATAFMEKRPADFSRFD; encoded by the coding sequence ATGCAAAGCGCATGTGCGGAGATCCTGGCCCAGGTCAATGATCGTATACTGGAAATCACTATCAATCGCCCGGGACGTAAAAATGCCCTGACTATGGCTATGTATACCGCCATGGCAGAATTGCTTAACAGTGCAGCTAATAACAGTGATATTCGTGTAGCTGTGATCACTGGTGCCGAAGGCATCTTTACGAGTGGCAATGACCTGACTGATTTCCTTGGTGGCTCAGCGGAGGGCGAAGAGTCTCCAGTGTTCCAGTTTATGAGTGCACTGTACAATTTTCCCAAGCCGGTTGTTGCGGCAGTAAATGGCCCGGCAGTGGGTATCGGGACTACCATGCTACTGCACTGCGACCTTTCCTTTGCTGGCCACGATGCGATGTTCCAGATGCCCTTTGTGAATCTGGGGCTTTGTCCGGAGTATGGTTCCAGCTACCTGCTTCCCCGTATTGCTGGACATGCCAAGGCTTCTGAACTTTTACTGCTCGGCAAGAAATTCTCGGCGCAGGAGGCGGTGCAAATTGGTATTTGCAATGCAGCTGTCGAGTCTGAGCAGGCGATTGCCCGCGCTCGCGAAGCCGCTGTTGAGCTGGCTGAAAAAGCGCCAGCGGCGGTACGTCTGACCAAGCAATTATTGCGCCGGGCGACCCAGGAAAAAGGACTGGAGTTTATCCAAGATGAGGGGCGTCATTTTAAGGATCGCCTGGCCTCTGAGGAGTTTAAAGAAGCCGCGACTGCTT